From Rhododendron vialii isolate Sample 1 chromosome 10a, ASM3025357v1, the proteins below share one genomic window:
- the LOC131302452 gene encoding uncharacterized protein LOC131302452, translating into MIALLNELEILGAEIDGETQIDFVLNSLQSESFKQFRLTYSMNKMHLSLAELLKELQAAEGLLVAKKPPSMLVAEKASTSKPKGKKKQNKSQKKVVEAVHAPQGGVKKPTGKCFHCKQKGHWKKECSIFLNKVNKQGK; encoded by the exons atgatagctcttcttaatgaactagagatccttggagctgaaattgatggggaaacccagatcgatttcgttctcaactcactgcagtctgagagttttaagcagtttcgcctgacttattctatgaacaaaatgcatttatctttggcggaacttcttaaggaactccaagcagctgagggtcttttggttgcGAAGAAACCACCATCAATGCTAGTGGCTGAGaaggcttctacttctaagccgaaaggcaagaagaagcagaataagtctcagaaaaaggttgtggaggcagttcatgcgcctcaaggtggagtgaaaaagcctacgggcaagtgttttcactgcaagcagaaaggacactggaagaaggaatgttcgatttttctcaataaagtgaacaaacaaggtaaat ga